TCCTCAACATCGCGTGCATGTGCTTGTTGGGGATCCTGTCGTACATCATCTTCAACCCCATCCTCGCGGTGGTGGCCACGGTGTTCGGCTTCTTCCTGCCGATGCTGATGGTCAAGCACTACCGGAAGCGGCGCATCAAGAAGTTCAACGTGCAGCTCGTGGACGCGCTGCAGGCCATGGCCAACGCGTTCAAGGCCGGTCTCACGTTCCCGCAGGCCATCGAGCACGTGGCCCGCGAGGCGCTGCCGCCGCTGTCCCAGGAGTTCGGGCTCTTCGTGAAGGAAGTGAAGCTCGGTGTTCCGCTGGAGGAGGCGCTCATCAACATGGGCCGCCGCGTGGGCAGTGACGACCTGGAGTTGGTCGTCGTGTCCACCAACATCGCCCGTCAGCTCGGCGGCAACATGGCCGAGATGTTCGAGACGATCTCCACGGTGATCCGCGAGCGCTTCCGCCTCGAGGGCAAGATCGACGCGCTCACCTCTCAGGGCAAGCTGCAGGGGTGGATCGTCGCGGCGATGCCCGCCGTGCTCGGCATGGTGCTCAACTACATGCGGCCCGACCTGATGGAGCCGATGATGAACCACATCTTCGGTTGGATCCTCGTGGTCATCATCGCCATCATGGAAGTGATGGGCATCCTCATCATCCGGCGCATCGTCAACATCGATATCTGAGAGGTGCACCGTGGACGATGTCCTGACGCCAATGTTGATCGGCAGCTCGGCGCTCCTCTTCGCGGGGGCGGTGGGCTTCCTCGGGCTCGGGCTGTACCAGACGATGCTTGAGCGGTTCCTCACGGAGGTCCGTGACGAGTCGACGGGCGGCATGAAGGGTTTCGGCTCGGTGGCCATCCGCCGCCTGGGCTCGATGAACCGCCGCTTCATGTGGCCGGGCTACGAGGCCAAGGCGCGCCGCAACCTCATCAAGGCCGGCGAGCCGCAGATGTACAAGCCCGAGGACATCATGGCGCTGCAGGAAGTCAGCGCCGTGGTGGGCCTCCTCATGGGGCTCATCCTGCTCAACGGCTTTGGTGTGAGCCTGGTGTGGTCGCCGCTGTTCCTGCTCTTCGGCATGTACTACCCGCTGATGTGGCTGAACGATCAGGTGAAGAAGCGCCACCTGCTCATCAGCCGCGCGCTGCCCTACAGCCTC
This genomic window from Myxococcus hansupus contains:
- a CDS encoding type II secretion system F family protein, whose product is MLAGIVLLLVTGSVFFFSLVIFSVLSKAYEQYQERYVAKSMNDLSDMFLFIDPRQMLILNIACMCLLGILSYIIFNPILAVVATVFGFFLPMLMVKHYRKRRIKKFNVQLVDALQAMANAFKAGLTFPQAIEHVAREALPPLSQEFGLFVKEVKLGVPLEEALINMGRRVGSDDLELVVVSTNIARQLGGNMAEMFETISTVIRERFRLEGKIDALTSQGKLQGWIVAAMPAVLGMVLNYMRPDLMEPMMNHIFGWILVVIIAIMEVMGILIIRRIVNIDI
- a CDS encoding type II secretion system F family protein; protein product: MDDVLTPMLIGSSALLFAGAVGFLGLGLYQTMLERFLTEVRDESTGGMKGFGSVAIRRLGSMNRRFMWPGYEAKARRNLIKAGEPQMYKPEDIMALQEVSAVVGLLMGLILLNGFGVSLVWSPLFLLFGMYYPLMWLNDQVKKRHLLISRALPYSLDLLTLSVEAGLDFTAALAKVVEKGKAGPLREELQLVLKQLKMGKTREEGLKSMIVRVDLPPLTTFVTALIQADKMGTSLGKVLRIQSTQMRIDRTQRAEKLAGEAPVKMLFPLIACIFPTVFMVLFGPIVFQFMFGNISG